The Amylolactobacillus amylophilus DSM 20533 = JCM 1125 genome contains a region encoding:
- the mutL gene encoding DNA mismatch repair endonuclease MutL, with the protein MAEIKELSPELSDQIAAGEVIERPSSVVKELLENAIDAGSSQIKISFVEAGLREIVIEDNGSGIAPNQLDLAFRRHATSKISTKADLFKIRTLGFRGEALASISAVAHVAILTNTGGAAGVSATFADGRKLTQKPAAAKKGTRISVRDLFYNTPARLKYLKSETTETTKIIDIVNRIALSHPELKISLKSEKKDLLLTNGSGDLRQDMAHIYGRIVASQLIEFSGSDADFVITGLMTPPDITRANRNYISILLNGRYIKNFQLSKAIMAGYGSKIGLGKFPIFVLNIKLDPLLVDVNVHPTKQEVRLSKESSLSRLIINTVAKALERNSNSGDALTNLTNPTDTTSYDQMVFNLNKSNAADIAAPKENDQQAGAEVHENSAGFTVEHRELEVSELNISVSDPDQSLVSPSWAQNVQIQTGLLPFGGALVKATDVAHGSTDQVLQAGFPALTYIGQLHNGLIVADSTSGFYLVDAKEAMARLRYNKLEQELTELTLTQQVLLTPIILELNNTEYEQVLDHLDLFKEVGLVLEDFGRNSLIMKSHPNWIPAGFEEKYARATLNLYFNNPRSDVSDFKQQVVLFAVQQSVQHGQQQNTRFNLETGQSLLDDLQNADSPYQSPTGKLILVHFSKRDLQKMFKRVQKTAKLELD; encoded by the coding sequence ATGGCAGAAATTAAAGAATTATCACCTGAATTGAGTGACCAAATTGCTGCTGGTGAAGTAATCGAACGTCCAAGTTCGGTGGTGAAGGAATTACTGGAGAACGCCATTGATGCGGGTAGTAGTCAAATCAAGATCTCCTTTGTGGAGGCCGGACTACGGGAAATCGTGATTGAGGATAATGGTAGTGGTATTGCACCAAATCAGTTGGATTTAGCTTTTCGCCGGCACGCGACAAGCAAGATTAGTACAAAGGCGGACTTATTTAAGATTCGCACTCTGGGCTTTCGGGGTGAGGCACTCGCATCTATTAGTGCCGTAGCCCATGTGGCTATTCTGACTAATACTGGTGGTGCTGCAGGTGTTAGTGCCACCTTTGCCGATGGGCGGAAGCTGACGCAAAAGCCAGCTGCTGCGAAAAAGGGAACGAGAATTAGTGTGCGGGACCTCTTTTACAACACGCCTGCGCGGTTGAAGTATCTCAAATCGGAGACGACGGAGACGACGAAGATTATTGATATCGTCAATCGGATTGCCCTGAGTCATCCCGAGCTCAAGATCTCGCTGAAGAGTGAAAAGAAAGATTTGCTACTCACAAATGGTAGTGGCGACTTGCGCCAGGATATGGCGCACATCTATGGGCGGATCGTAGCCAGTCAGCTGATTGAATTTAGCGGTTCTGATGCAGACTTTGTCATTACTGGCCTGATGACGCCACCCGACATTACGCGGGCGAATCGGAATTACATTTCTATTCTCCTCAATGGGCGTTATATCAAGAATTTTCAGCTGAGTAAGGCAATTATGGCAGGATATGGCTCGAAAATTGGCCTAGGTAAATTTCCGATTTTCGTATTGAATATCAAATTGGATCCATTATTGGTCGATGTCAATGTGCATCCAACGAAGCAGGAGGTTCGTTTATCAAAGGAATCAAGCCTTAGCAGACTGATTATCAATACGGTTGCAAAAGCGCTTGAACGAAACTCGAACTCGGGCGACGCGCTGACTAATCTAACCAACCCAACAGATACGACGAGCTACGACCAAATGGTGTTTAACCTGAACAAAAGCAATGCGGCAGACATCGCAGCCCCAAAAGAGAACGACCAGCAAGCGGGTGCTGAGGTACACGAGAATTCTGCTGGATTTACGGTAGAGCATAGAGAACTTGAGGTCAGCGAGCTCAATATTTCGGTATCAGACCCTGATCAGTCGCTAGTCTCACCTAGCTGGGCACAAAACGTCCAAATTCAGACAGGATTGTTGCCATTTGGTGGTGCACTGGTCAAAGCGACAGATGTGGCGCATGGTTCGACGGATCAGGTTTTACAAGCCGGTTTTCCTGCGTTAACATATATCGGTCAGCTACATAACGGGCTGATTGTTGCGGACAGTACCAGCGGATTTTACCTGGTAGACGCCAAGGAGGCAATGGCTCGCCTGCGGTATAACAAGCTGGAACAAGAATTAACTGAGCTGACGCTCACGCAGCAGGTGCTGTTGACCCCCATAATCTTGGAGTTAAACAACACAGAATATGAACAAGTACTAGACCATCTAGATTTGTTTAAAGAAGTAGGCTTAGTACTAGAGGATTTTGGCCGGAATAGCCTCATCATGAAGAGCCATCCTAATTGGATACCGGCGGGCTTTGAAGAGAAATATGCTCGAGCTACGCTTAATCTCTACTTCAACAATCCACGAAGTGATGTGTCGGATTTTAAACAGCAAGTTGTGCTGTTTGCGGTGCAGCAGTCCGTGCAGCACGGCCAGCAGCAGAATACCCGCTTCAATCTAGAAACTGGTCAGAGCTTATTAGACGACTTGCAAAACGCCGATTCACCATACCAGAGCCCGACGGGTAAACTGATTCTGGTTCATTTCTCGAAGCGAGATCTGCAGAAGATGTTTAAACGAGTCCAAAAAACTGCTAAATTAGAACTAGACTAG
- the ruvB gene encoding Holliday junction branch migration DNA helicase RuvB produces the protein MTDDRLLAQDNYDADEEKLELSLRPQFLSQYIGQTKVKEEMAIYISAAKKREEALDHVLLYGPPGLGKTTLAMVIANELQVKIKSTSGPAIEKAGDLVALLSELDPGDVLFIDEIHRLPKAVEEVLYSAMEDFYIDIVVGQGQATHPVHVPLPPFTLIGATTRAGQLSAPLRDRFGIVEHMQFYDVSDLRKIVQRTAKVFDSEIDVSAADELARRSRGTPRVSNRLLKRVRDFAEVKNERKISLETTREALDKLQVDIEGLDQTDRRLLLMMINNYHGGPVGIKAIAANVGEDQETIEEVYEPYLLQKGFIKRTQRGRAVTQKAYKHLGIDFLGED, from the coding sequence ATGACGGACGATAGATTGTTAGCACAAGATAACTATGATGCGGATGAAGAAAAATTAGAGTTATCACTCAGGCCACAATTTCTTTCTCAGTATATTGGCCAGACAAAGGTTAAAGAAGAGATGGCGATCTATATTTCTGCGGCCAAGAAAAGAGAAGAGGCGCTAGATCACGTCCTTTTGTACGGGCCACCTGGGCTCGGTAAAACTACACTTGCAATGGTTATCGCAAACGAATTACAGGTGAAGATCAAGAGTACAAGTGGGCCAGCCATTGAGAAAGCCGGAGATTTAGTTGCTCTCTTATCAGAACTTGATCCCGGAGATGTTTTGTTCATCGACGAGATTCACAGGTTGCCAAAGGCGGTGGAGGAGGTACTTTATTCGGCAATGGAGGACTTCTACATTGACATCGTCGTTGGTCAGGGGCAGGCTACCCATCCTGTCCACGTTCCACTGCCACCGTTCACGCTCATCGGCGCGACGACGCGTGCTGGTCAACTGTCCGCCCCGTTACGCGATCGATTCGGCATTGTTGAGCACATGCAGTTCTACGATGTGTCTGATTTACGAAAAATTGTGCAACGAACCGCAAAAGTATTCGATTCTGAAATTGATGTGTCCGCGGCAGATGAGCTTGCCCGGCGTTCACGGGGGACACCACGGGTCAGCAATCGGTTGTTGAAGCGGGTACGGGACTTTGCCGAGGTGAAAAACGAGCGGAAGATTTCCCTAGAAACCACGCGTGAAGCGCTGGACAAGTTACAGGTTGATATCGAGGGCTTAGATCAGACAGACAGACGGCTCCTTTTGATGATGATTAATAACTATCACGGCGGCCCTGTTGGAATCAAGGCCATCGCAGCCAATGTGGGTGAGGACCAAGAAACAATTGAAGAGGTGTATGAACCATACCTCTTGCAAAAGGGTTTTATCAAACGAACACAAAGGGGTCGCGCCGTTACCCAAAAGGCGTACAAGCACCTTGGAATTGATTTTTTAGGAGAAGATTAA
- the tgt gene encoding tRNA guanosine(34) transglycosylase Tgt has product MSSPLTYKLIHQDKKTGARLGEITTPHGTFQTPMFMPVGTQASVKTLAPEELKEMGAGVILANTYHLWQRPGPEIVKEAGGLHKFMNWDQAILTDSGGFQVFSLAQMRDIKEEGVTFKSHISGAKMFLSPEKAIGIENDLGPDIMMSLDECPPYFSDFEYLQKSVARTSRWAERGLKAHRNPDTQALFGIVQGGPHEELRRQSAQDLVSLDFPGYSIGGLSVGESKEEMNRMLEFTTPLLPQNKPRYLMGVGSPDALIDGVIRGIDMFDCVLPTRIARNGTVMTSHGRLVVKNAKYAHDFTPMDPECDCYACRNYTRAYIRHLIKADETFGIRLTSYHNVYFLLNLMKKVRAAIMNDELLEFRADFFEKYGYNDSSRDF; this is encoded by the coding sequence GTGAGCTCACCGTTAACGTATAAATTAATTCATCAAGATAAAAAAACCGGTGCTAGATTGGGCGAGATTACAACACCACATGGTACGTTCCAGACACCGATGTTCATGCCCGTTGGTACCCAGGCCTCAGTAAAGACTTTGGCACCGGAGGAATTAAAAGAGATGGGGGCGGGGGTAATCCTCGCTAATACATATCATCTCTGGCAAAGACCGGGACCGGAAATCGTGAAGGAGGCCGGTGGACTACATAAGTTCATGAACTGGGATCAAGCAATCCTGACCGATTCTGGTGGCTTTCAGGTATTTTCTTTGGCGCAGATGCGGGACATCAAGGAAGAGGGAGTCACATTTAAGAGCCATATTTCGGGTGCGAAGATGTTCCTTTCCCCCGAGAAAGCAATTGGAATTGAAAATGATCTTGGTCCAGACATCATGATGAGCTTGGATGAGTGTCCACCATACTTCTCAGACTTTGAATACCTGCAGAAATCCGTTGCGCGGACCTCACGTTGGGCCGAGCGCGGTCTAAAAGCACACAGAAATCCTGATACCCAAGCCCTATTTGGTATCGTTCAGGGCGGACCACATGAAGAATTACGGCGTCAAAGTGCCCAAGATCTAGTCTCGCTCGATTTCCCGGGTTATTCAATTGGTGGATTGAGTGTGGGTGAATCTAAGGAAGAAATGAACCGGATGCTAGAATTTACCACTCCCTTATTGCCGCAGAATAAGCCCCGTTACCTGATGGGCGTTGGCTCACCAGATGCGTTGATTGATGGCGTAATTCGTGGTATCGATATGTTCGATTGTGTCTTACCCACGAGAATTGCCAGAAATGGTACCGTCATGACCAGTCATGGCCGTTTAGTTGTAAAGAATGCTAAATATGCCCATGATTTCACACCGATGGATCCAGAGTGTGATTGTTACGCCTGCCGCAATTACACGCGGGCCTATATCCGTCACTTGATTAAGGCAGATGAGACCTTCGGTATCAGACTTACTAGCTATCATAACGTCTATTTTCTACTTAACTTGATGAAAAAAGTGCGTGCTGCCATCATGAATGATGAGTTATTAGAATTTAGGGCTGATTTTTTCGAGAAATATGGCTATAATGATTCAAGTAGAGACTTTTAG
- the mutS gene encoding DNA mismatch repair protein MutS yields MPQADTPMMQQYRKIKAQYADAFLFYRVGDFYELFEDDAVKGAQILELTLTHRNKNVEHPIPMAGVPHHAVQSYIDTLVEKGYKVAISEQLEDPKLAEGMVKRDVIQLITPGTMVDDRPNHAKTNNYLTSVVLTSAGYGLGYADLATGEIETTHLVDFDSTFNELLSLRTKEVVWSGALTDQQKDYFAKANIIISKPFKPEQPSSETSFVTQNLTNEEERLSTSQLIDYLVATQKRSLAHLQIAKTYEPSSYLQMSHVVKQNLELLNSNKTQKKAGSLYWLLDQTKTAMGGRLLKQWIDRPLIRKQDVVARQEMVEALLDDYFTRESVLDALAGVYDLERLTGRIAFGSVNGRELLQLARSLKQVPLILATLRQSQSKTLLDFASQLDPMQNVAELITTALVDDPPVSTTDGGLIRPGYNDQLDRYVDVMTNGKRWVAELEAKEREQTGINTLKIGFNKVFGYYIEVTNANKANVPEERYQRKQTLTNAERYITPELKEHEHLILEAENKSTDLEHELFVKLRDQIKQYIPQLQKLGQEIATLDVLADFAVLAEKNQYTKPTINEKDQNIQIVNGRHPVVEQVLAKRDYIPNDVLMDESSNIFLITGPNMSGKSTYMRQLALIVVMAQIGSFIPAETAKLPIFDQIFTRIGAADDLISGQSTFMVEMNEANQALMHATKKSLVIFDEIGRGTATYDGMALAGAIIKYLHNNIHAKTMFATHYHELTMLDQTLTHLKNVHVGATEKNGELIFLHKVLPGAADESYGIHVAKLAGLPQPVLAEATTMLHQLEQDQHSASTKNTEQLALFDSEDTISDVEKDVISTIRSLYLADKTPLELMNTVSQWQQELNNED; encoded by the coding sequence ATGCCACAAGCAGATACACCAATGATGCAACAGTACAGGAAAATAAAAGCACAGTATGCTGATGCCTTCTTGTTTTATCGTGTGGGCGATTTCTATGAACTCTTCGAGGACGACGCTGTGAAGGGGGCACAGATTCTTGAACTGACACTCACGCACAGAAACAAGAATGTTGAACATCCAATTCCAATGGCCGGTGTGCCTCATCACGCGGTCCAAAGCTACATCGATACTCTGGTTGAGAAAGGCTATAAGGTCGCCATTAGCGAGCAACTGGAGGATCCAAAGCTGGCTGAAGGGATGGTCAAAAGGGATGTCATTCAACTGATCACACCCGGGACAATGGTTGATGATCGGCCCAATCATGCAAAGACCAATAATTATCTGACCTCAGTTGTACTGACCAGCGCGGGTTATGGATTGGGGTATGCCGACCTCGCAACAGGTGAGATAGAGACGACCCATCTAGTGGACTTTGACAGCACATTCAATGAATTACTGTCGCTCAGAACGAAAGAGGTTGTTTGGTCGGGCGCACTCACTGATCAGCAAAAAGATTATTTTGCCAAGGCTAACATCATCATTTCAAAGCCGTTTAAACCGGAACAACCGTCAAGTGAGACGTCATTTGTCACCCAGAACCTCACTAACGAAGAGGAACGTCTAAGCACGAGCCAGCTAATCGATTATCTGGTGGCTACCCAGAAGAGGAGCCTCGCTCACCTCCAAATAGCCAAGACATACGAGCCAAGTAGTTACCTCCAGATGAGTCACGTCGTGAAGCAGAATTTGGAGTTGCTAAATTCCAACAAAACACAGAAAAAGGCGGGTTCGCTGTACTGGTTGTTGGATCAAACAAAGACAGCGATGGGTGGACGCCTCCTTAAACAGTGGATTGACCGCCCCCTGATTAGGAAACAGGATGTTGTGGCACGCCAAGAGATGGTCGAAGCTCTGCTAGACGATTACTTCACGCGGGAGAGTGTTCTAGATGCACTTGCCGGTGTGTATGATCTGGAGCGCTTGACTGGCCGCATTGCTTTTGGCAGCGTCAATGGACGTGAATTGTTGCAGCTGGCCCGCTCGTTGAAGCAGGTTCCTTTGATACTCGCTACACTTCGCCAGTCCCAGAGCAAGACGCTGCTAGACTTTGCTTCACAACTTGACCCAATGCAAAATGTGGCAGAGCTGATTACGACAGCATTGGTCGATGACCCACCCGTTTCCACCACAGATGGCGGACTAATTCGTCCGGGTTATAATGACCAGCTTGACCGTTACGTTGACGTCATGACAAATGGCAAGCGTTGGGTGGCGGAGCTTGAAGCAAAGGAACGTGAGCAGACGGGAATTAATACGCTCAAAATCGGCTTTAACAAGGTCTTTGGTTACTACATCGAGGTGACTAACGCAAACAAGGCAAATGTGCCTGAGGAGCGCTACCAGAGAAAGCAGACTTTGACCAATGCAGAGCGGTATATAACGCCTGAATTGAAGGAGCATGAACATTTAATTCTCGAGGCAGAGAATAAATCAACGGACCTCGAGCACGAACTTTTCGTCAAGCTGCGCGATCAGATTAAGCAATACATCCCCCAACTACAAAAGTTGGGTCAAGAGATAGCTACATTGGATGTCCTAGCGGACTTCGCGGTTTTAGCAGAGAAGAATCAGTACACTAAGCCGACCATCAATGAAAAAGACCAGAATATTCAGATTGTTAACGGGCGTCACCCGGTGGTGGAACAGGTTCTGGCCAAACGGGACTATATCCCAAATGACGTGCTAATGGATGAGAGTAGCAATATTTTCTTGATTACTGGACCGAACATGTCTGGTAAGAGCACGTACATGCGCCAACTAGCTCTGATTGTTGTGATGGCCCAGATTGGTTCTTTTATTCCCGCCGAAACGGCCAAGCTGCCGATTTTTGACCAAATATTTACCAGAATTGGCGCTGCGGACGACCTGATTTCTGGCCAGAGTACCTTCATGGTTGAGATGAACGAGGCAAATCAGGCTTTGATGCATGCTACTAAAAAGTCCCTGGTGATCTTCGATGAGATTGGTCGGGGGACGGCCACTTATGATGGGATGGCACTCGCCGGTGCAATTATTAAGTACTTACATAATAATATTCATGCTAAGACAATGTTTGCCACACACTATCATGAGTTGACGATGCTCGATCAGACGCTAACCCACTTGAAGAACGTGCATGTCGGTGCTACCGAAAAAAATGGCGAATTAATTTTCTTGCATAAAGTATTGCCTGGGGCAGCGGACGAATCTTATGGGATTCATGTGGCGAAGCTAGCGGGGCTCCCGCAACCGGTACTTGCAGAAGCCACGACGATGTTGCATCAGCTGGAGCAGGACCAACATTCCGCGTCAACCAAGAATACGGAACAATTAGCTCTGTTTGATTCGGAAGATACAATCAGTGACGTAGAGAAGGACGTAATCAGCACGATTAGGTCGTTGTACTTGGCTGACAAGACGCCACTTGAATTGATGAATACAGTGAGCCAATGGCAACAAGAGTTGAATAACGAGGATTAA
- the ruvA gene encoding Holliday junction branch migration protein RuvA, protein MYEYLKGIITAITPGYLVLDVSGIGYKLYCPTPYTYDVNQEAKLFVEQIIRDTEHSLYGFASAEDKALFLKLLSVSGIGPKSALAIMAAENTTSLANAIENGETAYLTKFPGVGRKTASQIVLDLKGKLGDYAVGQQSIFDQAAVSPDLNDALLALVALGYTQKEVDKITPKLLENNFDHAEDYIKLGLNLLLKKVTK, encoded by the coding sequence ATGTACGAATATTTGAAAGGTATCATTACGGCAATTACCCCCGGTTATTTAGTGTTAGATGTTTCTGGTATTGGCTACAAGCTTTATTGTCCCACGCCCTACACCTATGATGTGAATCAAGAAGCGAAGCTTTTCGTTGAACAAATTATCCGGGATACGGAGCACAGCTTGTACGGCTTTGCCTCGGCTGAGGATAAGGCCTTATTTCTGAAGCTCTTGAGTGTCTCCGGTATTGGTCCCAAAAGTGCGCTGGCAATTATGGCGGCAGAGAACACTACTAGCCTGGCCAACGCAATTGAGAACGGCGAGACAGCGTACTTGACTAAATTCCCCGGGGTCGGAAGGAAGACCGCATCACAGATTGTGCTTGATTTGAAGGGCAAATTGGGTGATTATGCGGTAGGACAACAAAGTATCTTCGATCAGGCGGCTGTCTCACCCGATCTAAATGATGCATTACTGGCACTTGTTGCCTTAGGCTATACTCAGAAGGAAGTCGATAAGATTACACCCAAATTATTGGAGAATAATTTCGATCACGCTGAGGATTACATCAAACTCGGGTTAAATTTATTATTGAAAAAGGTAACTAAATGA
- the queA gene encoding tRNA preQ1(34) S-adenosylmethionine ribosyltransferase-isomerase QueA → MLTTEDFDYDLPEELIAQTPIEQRDTSRLLVLDHQTGELLDQHFYNIIDQLHAGDALVMNDSRVMPARLHGLKEGTGAHIELLLLKNIVGDKWEVLAKPAKKVPVGSVIDFGDGALKATVTKELDFGGREITFSYEGIFLEVLEALGEMPLPPYIKEKLDDPERYQTVYAKEMGSAAAPTAGLHWTKDLLAKVQAKGVKLVYLTLHVGLGTFRPVSEENILDHEMHSEFYSLSEDAARTLNEVKQNGGRIVATGTTSIRTLETIATRNDGKIVAESGWTDIFIYPGYEWKVVDAFITNFHLPKSTLVMLVASFTGRETILNAYKHAVQEKYRFFSFGDAMFIK, encoded by the coding sequence ATGTTAACTACTGAAGATTTTGACTACGATTTACCGGAAGAACTGATTGCTCAGACTCCAATTGAGCAACGTGACACCTCAAGACTACTAGTACTTGATCACCAAACGGGCGAATTACTGGATCAACATTTCTACAATATCATTGACCAGTTGCACGCCGGGGATGCACTTGTGATGAACGATTCCCGTGTGATGCCTGCCAGATTACATGGATTGAAAGAGGGGACAGGTGCCCACATTGAACTGCTTTTGTTGAAGAATATCGTAGGTGATAAGTGGGAAGTACTTGCTAAGCCAGCCAAAAAAGTTCCGGTAGGTTCGGTGATTGACTTTGGTGACGGCGCACTGAAGGCCACTGTGACTAAGGAGCTGGACTTCGGTGGTCGAGAAATTACGTTTAGTTATGAAGGAATCTTTCTTGAGGTATTAGAAGCTTTGGGTGAGATGCCCCTGCCACCATACATTAAGGAGAAGCTGGACGATCCGGAGCGCTACCAGACGGTCTATGCGAAGGAAATGGGTTCGGCCGCTGCTCCTACAGCAGGCTTACATTGGACTAAAGATTTATTGGCAAAAGTTCAGGCTAAGGGTGTTAAGCTAGTCTATCTGACACTGCATGTGGGCCTTGGGACTTTTAGACCAGTCTCGGAAGAAAATATTCTGGATCACGAGATGCACAGTGAGTTCTATTCCCTGTCTGAGGACGCCGCAAGGACCCTGAACGAGGTCAAACAAAACGGTGGCCGAATCGTGGCTACGGGAACGACTAGTATCCGGACACTCGAAACTATTGCTACTAGAAATGATGGTAAAATCGTGGCGGAATCTGGCTGGACGGATATTTTTATTTATCCGGGCTATGAATGGAAGGTTGTTGACGCGTTCATCACAAACTTTCATTTACCGAAGTCCACGCTCGTAATGCTCGTGGCCTCGTTTACTGGACGAGAGACGATTCTAAACGCCTACAAACACGCTGTGCAGGAGAAATACCGTTTCTTCAGTTTTGGCGATGCAATGTTTATCAAATAG